The following proteins come from a genomic window of Phnomibacter ginsenosidimutans:
- a CDS encoding L,D-transpeptidase family protein: MKPVDTSITAQNAFMDVFTDSATVLAFVQRQKLTEQDSIYIISFYKQRNYQLAWYDSSGVAEQAYNFINLYRSYQSSTQDSSLLQPDFDALANQLYNDSLPQLLSQSEKVQADLLLTRHFFRYAERAYAADAQINLRELDWFIPKRKTDPVAFLDTVVASGGKDITTLLPVHPLFEGLRKALLQYTALAKAHAWAPIAFAKKKYQLGDSAVDISSIKQRLIWLGDLAAADTGHVFTPALQKAILQFQQRMGLAADGVAGKGFLEAINLPLEERIKQIRINMERARWIPKPGNGKYVVVNIPEFMLRAFDSGQLQLQMNVVVGKPANNTVIFNGNMQYVVLAPYWNVPYSIVKNEMGRTAAYFSKRNMEVVGKYSDGLPMVRQKPGPNNSLGRVKFLFPNSYSIYLHDTPSKSLFEQNKRAFSHGCIRVAKPRDLALWALAGNKEWTAEKIDSGMSGSKEITITLQQKIPVFIGYFTCWTDANGLLHFRNDIYGHDKKLGDHLFAAAK, from the coding sequence ATGAAACCCGTCGATACCAGCATCACGGCACAAAATGCTTTCATGGATGTGTTTACTGATTCTGCCACGGTATTGGCATTTGTGCAACGGCAAAAACTCACTGAGCAGGATAGTATTTACATCATCAGCTTTTACAAACAGCGCAATTATCAACTGGCCTGGTACGATAGTAGCGGCGTGGCGGAACAGGCATATAATTTTATCAATCTCTATCGCAGCTATCAATCGTCTACACAAGACAGTTCTTTGCTGCAACCCGATTTTGATGCATTGGCCAATCAGCTATACAACGATAGTCTGCCGCAGCTATTGAGCCAGTCAGAAAAAGTACAGGCCGATTTATTACTCACCCGGCATTTCTTTCGCTATGCAGAAAGAGCTTATGCCGCCGATGCGCAAATCAATTTGCGGGAGCTCGATTGGTTCATACCCAAACGCAAAACCGACCCGGTTGCTTTTTTAGACACCGTAGTAGCCAGTGGCGGTAAAGACATCACAACCTTGTTGCCCGTACATCCTTTGTTTGAAGGCTTGCGCAAAGCCTTGCTGCAATACACGGCATTGGCAAAAGCCCATGCATGGGCGCCAATTGCTTTTGCCAAAAAGAAATACCAGTTGGGAGATAGCGCTGTTGACATTTCCAGCATCAAACAACGGTTGATTTGGCTGGGCGATTTGGCAGCTGCCGATACCGGACATGTATTTACGCCAGCATTACAAAAAGCGATATTGCAGTTTCAACAACGCATGGGTCTTGCAGCAGATGGCGTGGCCGGCAAAGGTTTTCTGGAAGCCATCAATTTGCCGCTGGAAGAACGCATCAAACAAATCCGTATCAATATGGAGCGGGCCCGCTGGATTCCCAAGCCCGGCAATGGAAAATATGTAGTGGTAAACATTCCTGAATTTATGCTGCGGGCTTTTGACAGCGGCCAACTGCAATTGCAAATGAATGTAGTGGTGGGAAAGCCTGCTAATAATACCGTCATTTTTAATGGCAATATGCAATACGTTGTGTTGGCACCTTACTGGAATGTGCCGTACAGCATTGTGAAAAATGAGATGGGCAGAACAGCTGCATATTTCTCCAAACGCAACATGGAAGTAGTGGGTAAGTATAGTGATGGCCTGCCTATGGTAAGGCAAAAACCTGGCCCCAACAACTCATTGGGTAGGGTGAAGTTTTTGTTTCCCAACAGCTACAGTATTTACCTGCACGATACGCCTTCCAAAAGTTTGTTTGAGCAAAACAAACGGGCCTTCAGTCATGGCTGCATTCGGGTAGCCAAGCCCCGTGATTTAGCATTGTGGGCATTGGCAGGTAATAAAGAATGGACGGCAGAAAAAATAGACTCTGGTATGAGTGGCAGCAAAGAAATTACGATTACGCTGCAGCAAAAAATTCCGGTGTTCATTGGCTACTTTACTTGCTGGACAGATGCCAACGGGCTCTTGCATTTCCGCAACGATATTTACGGACACGATAAAAAACTTGGCGATCACTTGTTTGCTGCAGCCAAGTAA
- a CDS encoding YtxH domain-containing protein has translation MKGSTKTLLGFLAGVAVSAGVYAFLKSKKGKQFTKNMKDKADELKEDLADLGDKARNAMKKVEESLPQSK, from the coding sequence ATGAAAGGAAGTACAAAAACACTGTTGGGATTTTTGGCAGGCGTAGCCGTGAGTGCAGGGGTTTATGCCTTTCTGAAAAGCAAAAAAGGCAAACAGTTTACCAAGAACATGAAAGACAAAGCCGATGAGCTGAAAGAAGATTTGGCCGACCTGGGCGACAAAGCCAGAAATGCCATGAAAAAGGTCGAAGAAAGTTTACCTCAAAGTAAATAA
- a CDS encoding phage holin family protein: protein MPNRQEEGLYDEVQQTVKQLVNDRLLLAKMEATEKLSIISGKVIIAVLAGVLLFFALLFISLMAGYFFSQVFESFFAGFGLVAAFYVLLLLILLAFLKAPLQRSIENGIISTLFASDDNND, encoded by the coding sequence ATGCCCAACCGACAAGAAGAAGGTTTGTATGATGAAGTGCAGCAAACCGTAAAGCAACTGGTAAATGACCGGCTGCTCTTAGCCAAAATGGAGGCAACAGAAAAGCTGAGCATCATTAGCGGTAAAGTAATTATTGCAGTGCTGGCAGGTGTGTTACTCTTTTTTGCACTGCTATTCATTAGCCTCATGGCAGGCTATTTTTTTTCGCAGGTATTCGAAAGCTTTTTTGCAGGCTTTGGTTTGGTAGCGGCGTTCTATGTTTTGCTGCTGCTCATTCTATTGGCTTTTTTAAAAGCACCTTTGCAAAGGTCTATTGAAAACGGCATCATCAGCACCCTGTTTGCCAGCGACGACAACAACGATTAA